TGCGAACTACTATGCAGTATTTATCGAAACGAAGGAAACCATGCGAGATCAAAAAGGGCACGAGCAGCTGAGACGCTCGTTGCCCATTCTAGACTACCTTGTTTCAGCCTGCAAAATAGAACACAATATTAATCCGAGAATTTCGGTTAAATATGTTCTTGTTTCTGAGAAGGTCAACTCTAAATTTGATAAACAACCAATCAGACCCATATCAACAAAAAGCATTAATAAGAAATATAAAGGAATAATGGTAAAAGAATTTATTGGGAAGACGGATTTCTTTGTTAGCACCTTGGCAGGTTTATAACGAATAAGGACATTCTCCACCGCTACGGTTCCTGACAAGCCAACCTACTTCCCCCTCCTCTTCCGCGCCCGCGGGTGCGCCTTGTCGTACACCTTCGCCAGGTGCTGAAAATCCAGGTGCGTATAGACCTGCGTTGTGCTGATGTCGGCGTGGCCGAGCAATTCCTGCACGGCGCGCAGGTCGCCGGACGACTCCAGCAGGTGGCTTGCGAATGAGTGGCGCAGCATGTGCGGGTGCAGGCGCTGCGGCAGGCCGCGGCGGCGGGCGAACTGGCGCATGCGCGTCTGCACGGCGCGTGCGCCGATGCGGCGGCCGCTGCGCGTGACGAACAGCGCCGTTTCGTCGGCGTCCGCCAGTTGCGCGCGAAATCCCAGCCACGCGCGCACCGCGTTGCGGGCGTGGGCGCCGACCGGCACCTCCCGCTGCTTTGAACCCTTGCCGGTCACGCGCACAGACGCCGCGTCCGCGTCCAGGTCAATGTCGCCCAAATCCACCGACACCAGTTCCGACAAACGCAGGCCGGAGGAATACGCCAGTTCTATCATCGCCAAATCGCGCATCGCCAGCGCCTCGCCATCGCCGCCTCTGCCGCCAAAGCGAACACCGCCGACACCACCGGCACGACCACTGCCAACGCCGCCCTCTCCAACGCGCCCGCCGCCGACACCACCGATGCCGCCCGCGCCGCCTGCACCGCGCCCGCCGACGGCGGCAATACCACCACCAGCACCACGCCCGCCAACACCCGCACCAGCGCCACTACCACCAGCACCAACACGACGACCACCCGCGCCGGCACTCGCACCCCCCCCATCCAGCAACTCCACCACCTGATCCACCGTCAGCGTCTGCGGCAGGTTCTTTTCCACCCGCGGCGGTCTCACCGTCGCCGCCGGGTTGCCGTCCATCCATCCGCATTCGCCGCAATAGCGGAAGAACTGGCGCAGCGCCGACAACTCGCGCTGCAATGTCCTGCCGCGCACGCCCGACAGGAAACGCCGCGACACATAATCGCGCACATGCTCCTCGCCGGCGGCGCGCCATTCAACGCCGGCGGTTTGCAGAAAATCAAGAAAGCGGAGAATGTCGCGCCGGTAGGCGTCAATCGTTCGCGGCGAGTAGTTGCGCGCGCCGTGCAGCGTGTCGAGAAATTGGCGGCAGGCGTCGCGCGGCTGCGTCAT
This genomic window from Gammaproteobacteria bacterium contains:
- a CDS encoding tyrosine recombinase XerC: MTQPRDACRQFLDTLHGARNYSPRTIDAYRRDILRFLDFLQTAGVEWRAAGEEHVRDYVSRRFLSGVRGRTLQRELSALRQFFRYCGECGWMDGNPAATVRPPRVEKNLPQTLTVDQVVELLDGGGASAGAGGRRVGAGGSGAGAGVGGRGAGGGIAAVGGRGAGGAGGIGGVGGGRVGEGGVGSGRAGGVGGVRFGGRGGDGEALAMRDLAMIELAYSSGLRLSELVSVDLGDIDLDADAASVRVTGKGSKQREVPVGAHARNAVRAWLGFRAQLADADETALFVTRSGRRIGARAVQTRMRQFARRRGLPQRLHPHMLRHSFASHLLESSGDLRAVQELLGHADISTTQVYTHLDFQHLAKVYDKAHPRARKRRGK